In a genomic window of Streptococcus mitis NCTC 12261:
- a CDS encoding molecular chaperone HscC, whose translation MIVGIDLGTTNSLVGVYQDGQVKLLPNAFGEYLTPSVVALDDNDEIIVGKIAKERLVTHPDRTLSQFKRFMGTKHELVLGNRTYKAEELSSFVIRKLVDDAESFLGEKVEEVIVSVPAYFNDAQRYATKLAGQFAGVKIERIINEPSAAALAKKSMSNQEDQSFVVVDFGGGTLDISVVELFDNVVEIVSIAGDNRLGGEDFTAAIAEEFLTSNHLSRKSISREFYSKILVQAEKAKLNLNINEEVQMLVMDQEKEYSLDLTYQRFYELCQPLLARLKSVLDRALRDARYSYVSSENFVLVGGTSKLRLVQDFLSYCIDQAVQLTDDPDKMIAKGCALLAGIKGRQGEVRDLLLSDICPFTLGTSVVGDRFSPIIERNSPLPTSKKEHYYTAELGQSQVRVEVYQGEMMKASQNLFLGELEVPVPVNHEVNEGLTIRFTYDLNGILDVEVTIDSTQEVFNHVILQESITLTEEEIKEKQAELTRYKINAQETEVYRFLIEKANRVYSMLLGRRRDELMAETRRFEEEVKQASMYHLPKLYQSFSNYLEFLERGL comes from the coding sequence ATGATAGTAGGTATTGATTTAGGAACGACTAATTCTTTAGTAGGAGTATACCAAGATGGCCAGGTCAAGCTGCTTCCCAATGCTTTTGGTGAATATTTGACTCCTTCTGTTGTGGCTTTAGATGACAATGATGAAATCATAGTTGGAAAAATTGCCAAGGAACGCTTGGTGACACATCCTGACAGAACTCTTTCTCAGTTCAAACGATTTATGGGGACCAAACATGAATTGGTCCTAGGAAATAGAACCTATAAAGCGGAGGAACTAAGTTCTTTTGTCATTCGAAAATTAGTGGATGATGCAGAGAGTTTCCTTGGTGAGAAAGTTGAGGAAGTCATTGTCAGTGTACCAGCTTATTTTAACGATGCACAACGCTATGCTACAAAATTGGCAGGGCAATTTGCAGGGGTTAAAATAGAGCGTATCATCAATGAACCTTCCGCAGCTGCTCTCGCAAAAAAATCTATGAGCAATCAAGAAGACCAATCTTTTGTGGTTGTCGATTTTGGTGGGGGTACGCTAGATATCTCGGTTGTTGAGTTGTTTGATAACGTTGTAGAGATTGTGTCTATCGCAGGTGATAATCGATTGGGAGGAGAGGATTTTACTGCAGCAATTGCTGAGGAATTTTTAACCTCAAATCACTTGTCTAGGAAATCTATTTCACGAGAGTTTTACAGCAAGATATTGGTTCAAGCGGAGAAGGCAAAGTTGAATCTGAATATCAATGAAGAAGTGCAGATGCTAGTAATGGATCAGGAAAAGGAGTACTCTTTAGACCTAACTTATCAGAGATTTTATGAGCTTTGTCAGCCTTTGCTTGCCCGACTTAAGTCTGTATTAGATAGAGCCTTGAGGGATGCCCGATATAGTTATGTGTCCTCTGAAAATTTTGTCCTTGTCGGCGGTACCTCAAAACTTCGTTTAGTTCAAGACTTTCTATCTTACTGTATTGACCAAGCGGTTCAATTAACTGATGATCCTGATAAAATGATTGCAAAAGGTTGTGCTCTTCTAGCGGGAATAAAGGGGCGTCAGGGAGAAGTTCGAGACTTATTGTTATCAGATATTTGTCCTTTTACGCTTGGAACTTCAGTAGTGGGTGATCGTTTTTCTCCGATTATCGAACGTAATTCTCCTTTACCTACTTCAAAAAAGGAACATTATTACACTGCAGAACTGGGACAAAGTCAAGTGAGAGTAGAAGTCTATCAAGGAGAAATGATGAAGGCTTCACAAAACTTATTTCTAGGAGAATTGGAAGTTCCTGTGCCTGTAAACCATGAAGTTAACGAAGGTCTCACTATACGATTCACCTACGACTTAAATGGGATTTTAGATGTGGAAGTAACCATCGACTCAACACAGGAAGTCTTTAACCATGTTATTCTTCAAGAGAGTATCACTCTGACTGAAGAGGAAATCAAAGAAAAACAAGCCGAGCTGACTCGCTATAAGATTAATGCCCAGGAAACTGAGGTTTACCGTTTCTTGATTGAAAAAGCCAATCGTGTGTATAGCATGCTATTAGGGAGAAGAAGAGATGAGTTGATGGCAGAAACTAGACGCTTTGAAGAAGAAGTCAAACAAGCATCTATGTATCATTTACCAAAACTTTATCAATCATTTTCTAACTATCTAGAATTTCTAGAACGAGGTCTATGA
- a CDS encoding J domain-containing protein has protein sequence MSKWEILGIEPTHDVKLIRRRYAELVRLYHPEDQPEIYQQIVEAYQSALREARSKKTRQESGRSEASSTQQINEQENRTTNSATNSLDFELFKSEEKTEQVDTAQPSLDFGDVHETAASNESYNEPVAPRLNFETVNEDTSSQEVAASRNVLDFSDYLELEYLIRNAIESIVGNPDYTIEEQEHLWKQFFSQYGYDMSTVQSVLEEMDVYIFNKPEQFSIIIPLLEDYVPDFKCWGYYYKLKHWKVKRATAYKNGESLEDAKKEISNLYASYRLCQAILEDSQKVNQIGVWIKFFKQSFSPSTVLFLLNNSKQMITCIPVLAYILDMIGQVKTNEDQKAYDELLAYFEELQADSEEPFDIHSYNLLNLSEVEEALYLLVYTPYQDEARLVESWKHLLEKTQDKSLLLQLLEEIDVYPFTNKKVLNLVFRFVENNIKDGENPYLKKFNFWNDIYYYPWAIKKYELNKKEKFDYWYYEGYLFVDKLLKDDKLVNDWTIWKQVFKEKPRIYPIFFEQVYKEYHRFTDGELLKFILGQFHTSSMAPLLMTEETDLKLEEMTHHAYQLNHPNPKVSYLAWIKRDVLKNRLLTFTFATLTIISFLLSVYDEPGLNRWLYIGMVSLYNYYMHRRLDQPIKEGLNARGQKIKFYYNRNLWVLAVILLSFVPVIPLGLISCLLFISIFSIIDGFHVRYGLRVTYSLNKLIPLGLFLSAGFLVALANRSEKISYIVICYIFISMIVVGILYFTRFWIGFPPSLKEIIFPIIMGVIFFQLLPLIHSRLSLFNPVILRNETLSLTFLLLLNGIVLAYFTKEQRLAIGVKKTFMIYGLQIFIFLRRLFRILFIPIPDFSKIFFEKDLLILNNEFTFYFLEGLFILIMLFLIRNIRKENRKSAA, from the coding sequence ATGAGCAAGTGGGAAATCTTAGGAATTGAGCCAACTCATGACGTTAAGCTTATTAGAAGACGTTATGCAGAGCTGGTTCGACTCTATCACCCAGAGGACCAACCAGAAATCTACCAACAAATTGTGGAAGCCTACCAGTCTGCTTTGAGAGAAGCACGGTCTAAAAAGACCAGGCAAGAAAGTGGTAGAAGTGAAGCTAGCTCCACTCAGCAGATCAATGAGCAAGAAAACAGAACGACAAACTCTGCTACCAATTCACTTGATTTTGAATTATTTAAGTCTGAGGAGAAAACTGAGCAAGTAGATACTGCACAACCTTCTCTTGACTTCGGTGATGTTCATGAGACTGCTGCTTCAAATGAAAGTTACAATGAACCAGTCGCTCCTCGACTAAATTTTGAAACGGTCAATGAAGATACAAGTTCTCAAGAGGTAGCTGCATCTAGAAATGTCTTAGATTTCAGTGATTATCTAGAGTTAGAGTATTTGATTCGAAATGCGATTGAAAGTATTGTAGGGAATCCTGACTATACCATAGAAGAACAAGAACATCTTTGGAAACAGTTTTTTAGTCAATATGGATATGATATGAGCACTGTTCAGTCTGTTTTAGAAGAAATGGATGTTTATATTTTTAACAAACCTGAGCAATTCTCTATCATCATTCCCTTACTGGAAGACTATGTACCAGACTTTAAGTGCTGGGGTTATTACTATAAACTGAAGCATTGGAAGGTTAAAAGGGCTACTGCCTACAAAAATGGAGAGTCCCTTGAAGATGCAAAAAAAGAAATTTCGAATTTGTATGCTTCTTATCGTTTATGTCAAGCAATCCTCGAAGATTCCCAAAAAGTCAATCAAATTGGGGTTTGGATAAAATTTTTTAAACAATCTTTTTCTCCTAGTACGGTTCTTTTTCTGTTGAATAACAGTAAACAAATGATTACTTGCATTCCAGTATTGGCTTATATTCTTGATATGATAGGTCAAGTAAAGACTAATGAGGACCAAAAAGCCTATGATGAACTTCTAGCTTACTTTGAGGAATTACAAGCAGATTCAGAAGAACCATTCGATATCCATTCTTATAATTTGCTAAATCTTTCAGAGGTTGAGGAAGCCCTATATCTCTTAGTCTATACGCCATATCAAGACGAGGCTAGACTTGTAGAATCTTGGAAACACCTTCTAGAAAAGACTCAGGATAAATCTCTCTTACTTCAATTATTAGAGGAAATTGATGTTTATCCATTTACAAATAAGAAGGTTTTGAATCTTGTTTTTCGATTTGTAGAAAATAACATCAAGGATGGAGAAAATCCTTATCTAAAGAAATTCAATTTTTGGAATGATATTTATTACTATCCTTGGGCTATCAAGAAATATGAGTTAAATAAAAAAGAGAAATTTGATTACTGGTATTATGAGGGATATCTATTTGTCGATAAATTGTTAAAAGATGATAAACTTGTCAATGATTGGACGATTTGGAAACAAGTTTTTAAAGAGAAACCTCGCATTTATCCTATCTTTTTTGAACAAGTTTATAAGGAGTATCACCGTTTTACAGATGGAGAACTATTGAAGTTTATATTGGGTCAATTTCATACTTCTAGCATGGCTCCGCTCTTGATGACAGAGGAGACAGACCTGAAACTCGAAGAGATGACTCACCACGCATATCAACTCAATCATCCGAATCCTAAAGTATCTTATCTTGCTTGGATTAAAAGAGATGTTCTTAAAAATAGGCTCTTAACTTTTACCTTTGCGACTTTAACCATTATCAGTTTTCTTCTAAGCGTCTATGACGAACCTGGTTTAAATAGATGGCTATACATAGGAATGGTTTCTCTCTATAATTATTACATGCATAGGAGACTTGACCAACCAATCAAAGAAGGACTCAATGCCCGAGGGCAAAAAATAAAATTTTATTATAATAGAAATCTTTGGGTTTTAGCAGTAATACTGCTTTCCTTTGTTCCAGTTATTCCACTTGGACTCATCTCTTGTCTATTATTTATAAGCATTTTTTCTATTATTGATGGTTTCCATGTTCGTTATGGGTTGAGAGTGACCTATTCTTTGAACAAGTTAATTCCTCTCGGACTGTTTTTATCTGCTGGTTTTCTAGTTGCTCTGGCAAACCGAAGTGAAAAGATTTCATATATTGTAATTTGTTACATCTTTATTTCTATGATAGTTGTTGGTATTCTATACTTTACAAGATTTTGGATAGGATTTCCACCCTCACTGAAGGAAATTATTTTTCCGATTATAATGGGTGTTATATTCTTTCAATTATTACCTCTAATTCACAGTCGCTTAAGTCTATTTAATCCAGTTATTCTAAGAAATGAAACTTTGAGCTTAACTTTTTTACTTTTATTAAATGGAATCGTATTGGCTTATTTTACAAAAGAGCAGCGTTTAGCAATTGGTGTTAAGAAGACCTTTATGATTTATGGATTGCAGATTTTTATTTTCCTAAGACGGTTATTTAGAATTCTATTCATCCCTATACCAGATTTTAGCAAAATCTTTTTTGAAAAAGACCTGTTAATATTGAACAATGAGTTTACTTTCTACTTCCTTGAGGGGCTTTTTATCCTTATCATGCTTTTTCTTATTCGCAATATACGCAAAGAAAATCGTAAAAGTGCTGCTTAG
- a CDS encoding VOC family protein has protein sequence MASKMLHTCLRVENLEKSIAFYQDAFGFKELRRRDFPDHAFTIVYLGLEGDDYELELTYNYDHGPYVVGDGFAHIALSTPDLEALHQEHSAKGYEVTEPNGLPGTAPNYYFVKDPDGYKVEVIREK, from the coding sequence ATGGCTTCAAAAATGCTACACACTTGCTTGCGAGTAGAAAATCTCGAAAAATCAATTGCATTTTATCAAGATGCTTTTGGATTTAAAGAATTGCGTCGCAGAGATTTTCCAGACCATGCCTTCACGATTGTCTATCTAGGTCTTGAGGGTGATGACTATGAGTTGGAGTTGACTTATAACTACGATCATGGTCCTTATGTGGTTGGAGATGGATTTGCCCATATCGCCCTCAGTACACCCGATCTTGAAGCTCTTCATCAAGAGCACAGTGCAAAAGGCTATGAAGTGACTGAGCCAAATGGTCTACCAGGAACTGCACCTAACTATTACTTTGTCAAAGACCCTGATGGCTACAAGGTCGAAGTCATTCGTGAAAAATAA
- a CDS encoding dihydroorotate dehydrogenase electron transfer subunit yields the protein MNPTCKKRLGAIRLETMKVVAQEEIAPAIFELVLEGEMVEAMRAGQFLHLRVPDDAHLLRRPISISSIDKVKKQCHLIYRIEGAGTAIFSTLSQGDTLDVMGPQGNGFDLSDLDEQSQILLVGGGIGVPPLLEVAKELHARGVKVVTVLGFATKDAVILETELAQYGQVFVTTDDGSYGIKGNVSVVIKDLDNQFDAVYSCGAPGMMKYINQTFYDHPRAYLSLESRMACGMGACYACVLKVPESETVSQRVCEDGPVFRTGTVVL from the coding sequence ATGAATCCCACATGTAAGAAACGTTTGGGTGCAATTCGTTTGGAAACCATGAAGGTGGTAGCACAGGAGGAAATCGCGCCAGCAATCTTTGAATTAGTCCTAGAAGGGGAAATGGTTGAAGCCATGCGAGCAGGCCAATTTCTTCATCTGCGTGTGCCTGATGATGCCCATCTTTTGCGCCGTCCTATTTCGATTTCATCTATTGATAAGGTTAAGAAGCAGTGTCATCTCATTTATCGGATTGAAGGGGCTGGGACAGCTATTTTCTCAACCTTAAGTCAGGGGGATACTCTTGATGTAATGGGCCCTCAGGGAAATGGTTTTGATTTGTCTGATCTAGATGAGCAGAGCCAGATTCTCCTTGTTGGAGGGGGGATTGGCGTACCGCCCTTGCTTGAGGTAGCCAAGGAATTGCATGCGCGTGGTGTGAAAGTAGTGACAGTTCTCGGTTTTGCCACTAAGGATGCTGTTATTTTAGAGACGGAATTAGCTCAATATGGTCAAGTTTTTGTAACGACAGATGATGGTTCTTATGGTATCAAGGGAAATGTTTCCGTTGTTATCAAGGATTTAGACAATCAATTTGATGCTGTTTACTCATGTGGGGCTCCAGGAATGATGAAGTATATCAATCAAACCTTTTATGACCACCCAAGAGCCTATTTATCTCTGGAATCTCGTATGGCTTGTGGGATGGGGGCTTGCTATGCCTGCGTCCTAAAAGTGCCAGAAAGCGAGACGGTCAGCCAACGCGTCTGTGAAGATGGCCCTGTTTTCCGCACAGGAACAGTTGTATTATAA
- a CDS encoding dihydroorotate dehydrogenase yields the protein MALFSAQEQLYYKEKIMTTNRLQVSLPGLDLKNPIIPASGCFGFGQEYAKYYDLDLLGSIMIKATTLEARFGNPTPRVAETPAGMLNAIGLQNPGLEVVLAEKLPWLEREYPNLPIIANVAGFSKQEYAAVSHGISKAANVKAIELNISCPNVDHCNHGLLIGQNPDLAYDVVKAAVEASDVPVYVKLTPSVTDIVTVAKAAEDAGASGLTMINTLVGMRFDLKTRKPILANGTGGMSGPAVFPVALKLIRQVAQTTDLPIIGMGGVDSAEAALEMYLAGASAIGVGTANFTNPYACPDIIENLPKAMDKYGISSLEDLRKEVKESLR from the coding sequence ATGGCCCTGTTTTCCGCACAGGAACAGTTGTATTATAAGGAGAAAATTATGACTACAAATCGTTTACAAGTTTCTCTACCAGGCTTGGATTTGAAAAATCCGATTATTCCAGCATCAGGCTGTTTTGGTTTTGGTCAAGAGTATGCCAAGTACTATGATTTAGACCTTTTGGGTTCTATTATGATCAAGGCGACAACACTTGAAGCCCGTTTTGGCAATCCAACTCCAAGGGTGGCAGAAACACCCGCTGGTATGCTTAATGCAATCGGTTTGCAAAATCCTGGTTTGGAAGTTGTTTTGGCTGAAAAGTTACCTTGGCTAGAAAGAGAGTATCCAAATCTTCCTATTATCGCCAATGTAGCTGGTTTTTCAAAACAAGAGTATGCTGCTGTTTCTCATGGTATTTCCAAGGCAGCTAATGTGAAGGCTATTGAGCTCAATATTTCTTGTCCCAACGTAGATCACTGTAATCATGGACTCTTGATTGGTCAAAACCCTGATCTGGCTTATGATGTGGTGAAAGCAGCTGTGGAAGCTTCTGATGTGCCAGTTTATGTCAAATTAACCCCTAGTGTGACCGATATCGTTACTGTCGCAAAAGCTGCAGAAGATGCGGGGGCAAGTGGCTTAACCATGATCAATACTCTGGTTGGTATGCGCTTTGACCTCAAAACAAGAAAACCAATCTTGGCCAATGGAACAGGTGGAATGTCTGGTCCAGCAGTCTTTCCAGTAGCCCTCAAACTCATCCGCCAAGTCGCCCAAACAACAGACCTGCCTATCATTGGAATGGGGGGAGTGGATTCGGCAGAAGCTGCCCTAGAAATGTATCTGGCTGGAGCATCTGCTATTGGAGTTGGAACAGCCAACTTTACCAATCCATATGCCTGTCCTGATATCATCGAAAATCTTCCAAAAGCCATGGACAAATACGGCATTAGCAGTCTGGAAGATCTACGCAAGGAAGTAAAAGAGTCTCTGAGGTAA
- a CDS encoding glucosaminidase domain-containing protein — translation MKKLRFVFLALLFFLARPESAMASDGTWQGKQYLKADGSQAANEWVFDTHYQSWFYIKADANYAENEWLKQGDDYFYLKSGGYMAKSEWVEDKGVLYYLDQDGKMKRNAWLGASYVGATGAKVIEDWVYDSQYDAWFYIKADGQHAEKEWLQIKGKDYYFKSGGYLLTSQWIEQAYVSASGAKVQQGWLFDKQYQSWFYIKENGNHADKEWIFDNGHYYYLKSGGYMAANEWILDKESWFYLKSDGKMAEKEWVYDSHSQAWYYFKSAGYMAKNETIDGHQLGNDGKWHKESKTSSDYYQVLPVTANVYDADGEKLSYISQGSVVWLDKDRKSDDKHLAITVSGLSGYMKTEDLQALDASKDFIPFYESDGHRFYHYVAQNASIPVASHLSDMEVGKKYYSADGLHFDGFKLENPFLFKDLTEATNYSAEDLDKVFSLLNINNSLLENKGATFKEAEEHYHINALYLLAHSALESDWGRSKIAKDKNNFFGITAYDTTPYLSAKTFDDVDKGILGASKWIKENYIDRGRTFLGNKASGMNVEYASDPYWGEKIASVMMKINEKLGGKD, via the coding sequence ATGAAGAAATTGAGATTTGTTTTTTTAGCTCTGCTATTTTTCTTAGCCAGACCAGAGAGTGCAATGGCTAGTGATGGTACTTGGCAAGGAAAACAATACCTGAAAGCAGATGGTAGTCAAGCAGCCAATGAGTGGGTTTTTGATACTCATTATCAATCTTGGTTTTATATCAAAGCAGATGCTAACTATGCTGAAAATGAATGGTTGAAACAAGGTGACGACTATTTTTACCTCAAATCTGGTGGCTATATGGCAAAATCAGAATGGGTAGAAGACAAGGGAGTCCTCTATTATCTTGACCAAGATGGAAAGATGAAAAGAAATGCTTGGCTAGGAGCTTCCTATGTCGGTGCTACAGGTGCCAAGGTAATAGAAGACTGGGTCTATGATTCTCAATATGATGCTTGGTTTTATATCAAAGCAGATGGCCAGCACGCAGAGAAAGAATGGCTCCAAATTAAGGGCAAGGACTATTATTTCAAATCCGGAGGTTATTTACTGACAAGTCAGTGGATTGAACAGGCTTATGTGAGTGCTAGTGGTGCTAAAGTACAGCAAGGTTGGCTTTTTGACAAACAATACCAATCTTGGTTTTACATTAAAGAAAATGGGAATCATGCTGATAAAGAATGGATTTTTGATAATGGTCACTATTATTATCTAAAATCCGGAGGCTATATGGCAGCCAATGAATGGATTTTGGATAAAGAATCATGGTTTTACCTAAAATCTGATGGCAAAATGGCTGAAAAAGAATGGGTCTATGATTCTCATAGTCAAGCCTGGTACTACTTCAAATCTGCTGGCTACATGGCAAAAAATGAGACTATTGATGGTCATCAGCTAGGAAACGATGGAAAATGGCATAAGGAGTCCAAGACTAGCTCTGATTATTATCAGGTCCTTCCAGTGACTGCAAATGTTTATGATGCAGATGGTGAAAAGCTCTCCTATATATCGCAAGGTAGTGTCGTCTGGCTAGATAAGGATAGAAAAAGTGATGATAAGCATCTGGCTATTACTGTTTCTGGTTTGTCAGGCTATATGAAAACAGAAGATTTACAAGCATTAGATGCTAGTAAGGATTTTATCCCATTTTATGAGAGTGATGGCCACCGTTTTTATCACTATGTGGCTCAGAATGCTAGTATCCCAGTAGCTTCTCATCTTTCTGATATGGAAGTAGGCAAGAAATATTATTCGGCAGATGGCCTGCATTTTGATGGTTTTAAGCTTGAGAATCCCTTCCTTTTCAAAGATTTAACAGAGGCTACAAACTATAGTGCTGAAGACTTGGATAAGGTATTTAGTTTGCTAAATATTAATAATAGTCTCTTAGAAAATAAGGGAGCTACTTTTAAGGAAGCCGAAGAACATTATCATATCAATGCCCTTTACCTCCTTGCCCATAGTGCTTTAGAAAGTGATTGGGGACGAAGTAAGATTGCCAAAGATAAGAATAATTTCTTTGGAATTACAGCCTATGATACGACCCCTTACCTTTCTGCCAAGACATTTGATGATGTGGATAAGGGAATTTTAGGTGCAAGCAAGTGGATTAAGGAAAATTATATCGATAGGGGCAGAACTTTCCTTGGAAACAAGGCATCTGGTATGAATGTGGAATATGCCTCAGATCCTTATTGGGGTGAAAAAATTGCTAGTGTGATGATGAAAATCAATGAGAAGCTAGGTGGCAAAGATTAG
- the pavA gene encoding Rqc2 family fibronectin-binding protein PavA, with protein MSFDGFFLHHMVEELRRELVNGRIQKINQPFEQELVLQIRSNRQSHRLLLSAHPVFGRIQLTQTTFENPAQPSTFIMVLRKYLQGALIESIEQVENDRIVEITVSNKNEIGDHIQATLIIEIMGKHSNILLVDKSSHKILEVIKHVGFSQNSYRTLLPGSTYIAPPSTEALNPFTIKDEKLFEILQTQETTAKNLQSLFQGLGRDTANELERILVSEKLSTFRNFFNQETKPCLTETSFSPVPFANQVGEPFASLSDLLDTYYKDKAERDRVKQQASELIRRVENELQKNRHKLKKQEKELLATDNAEEFRQKGELLTTFLHQVPNDQDQVILDNYYTNQPITIALDKALTPNQNAQRYFKRYQKLKEAVKYLTELIEETKATILYLESVETVLNQAGLEEIAEIREELIQTGFIRRRQREKIQKRKKPEQYLASDGKTIIYVGRNNLQNEELTFKMARKEELWFHAKDIPGSHVVISGNLDPSDEVKTDAAELAAYFSQGRLSNLVQVDMIEVKKLNKPTGGKPGFVTYTGQKTLRVTPDPEKIASMKKS; from the coding sequence ATGTCATTTGACGGATTTTTTTTACACCACATGGTTGAGGAATTGCGAAGAGAATTAGTGAATGGTCGCATTCAGAAAATCAATCAACCTTTTGAACAAGAGTTGGTCTTGCAAATCCGTAGCAATCGCCAAAGTCATCGCCTGCTCCTTTCTGCCCATCCAGTTTTTGGACGCATTCAGCTGACCCAAACAACTTTTGAAAACCCAGCCCAGCCTTCTACCTTTATCATGGTTTTAAGAAAATATTTGCAGGGTGCCCTGATTGAGTCGATTGAGCAAGTGGAAAATGACCGTATTGTGGAAATTACGGTTTCTAATAAAAACGAGATTGGGGACCATATTCAGGCTACCTTGATTATCGAAATTATGGGGAAACACAGTAATATTCTACTGGTCGATAAAAGCAGTCATAAAATCCTCGAAGTTATCAAACATGTTGGCTTTTCACAAAATAGCTACCGCACCTTGCTTCCTGGATCGACCTATATCGCTCCGCCAAGTACGGAAGCTCTCAATCCTTTTACAATCAAGGACGAGAAACTTTTTGAAATCCTGCAAACACAGGAAACGACAGCTAAAAATCTTCAAAGCCTCTTTCAAGGTCTGGGACGCGATACGGCAAATGAATTGGAAAGGATACTGGTTAGTGAAAAACTTTCCACTTTCCGAAACTTTTTCAATCAAGAAACCAAGCCATGCTTGACTGAGACTTCCTTCAGCCCAGTTCCTTTTGCAAATCAGGTGGGAGAGCCTTTTGCCAGTCTTTCTGATTTGTTGGACACCTACTATAAGGATAAGGCTGAGCGCGACCGCGTAAAACAGCAAGCCAGTGAACTCATTCGTCGTGTTGAAAATGAACTTCAAAAAAATCGTCATAAGCTTAAAAAACAAGAAAAAGAGTTACTGGCGACAGACAACGCTGAAGAATTTCGTCAAAAGGGGGAATTACTGACAACCTTCCTCCATCAAGTTCCTAATGACCAAGATCAGGTTATCCTAGACAACTACTATACTAATCAACCTATCACAATTGCGCTTGATAAGGCCTTGACTCCCAACCAGAATGCCCAACGCTATTTTAAACGGTATCAGAAACTCAAAGAAGCTGTCAAATACTTGACTGAGCTGATTGAGGAAACCAAGGCAACCATTCTCTATCTGGAAAGTGTAGAAACCGTCCTCAACCAAGCTGGACTAGAAGAAATCGCTGAAATCCGTGAAGAATTGATCCAAACAGGTTTTATCCGCAGAAGACAACGGGAGAAAATCCAGAAACGCAAAAAACCAGAACAATATCTAGCAAGCGATGGCAAAACCATCATCTATGTCGGTCGCAATAACCTGCAAAATGAGGAGCTAACCTTTAAAATGGCCCGCAAGGAGGAACTTTGGTTCCATGCCAAGGACATTCCTGGAAGCCATGTTGTCATCTCAGGCAATCTTGACCCATCTGATGAAGTCAAGACAGACGCAGCAGAGCTGGCCGCCTACTTCTCTCAAGGACGCCTGTCAAATCTGGTGCAGGTAGATATGATTGAAGTCAAGAAACTCAATAAACCAACTGGTGGAAAACCAGGCTTTGTCACTTACACAGGACAAAAGACCCTCCGTGTCACACCAGACCCAGAAAAAATTGCATCCATGAAAAAATCCTGA
- the ybeY gene encoding rRNA maturation RNase YbeY — MYIEMVDETGQVSKEMLQQTQEILEFAAQKLGKEDKEMAVTFVTNERSHELNLEYRDTDRPTDVISLEYKPELEIAFDEEDLLENPELAEMMSEFDAYIGELFISIDKAHEQAEEYGHSFEREMGFLAVHGFLHINGYDHYTPEEEAEMFGLQEEILTAYGLTRQ; from the coding sequence ATGTATATTGAAATGGTAGATGAAACTGGTCAAGTTTCAAAAGAAATGTTGCAACAAACCCAAGAGATTTTGGAATTTGCAGCCCAAAAATTAGGAAAAGAAGACAAGGAGATGGCAGTTACCTTTGTGACCAATGAGCGTAGTCATGAACTCAATCTGGAGTACCGTGACACCGACCGTCCGACAGATGTCATCAGCCTTGAATATAAACCAGAGTTGGAAATTGCCTTTGACGAAGAAGATTTGCTTGAAAATCCAGAATTAGCAGAGATGATGTCTGAGTTTGATGCCTATATTGGGGAATTGTTCATCTCTATTGATAAGGCTCATGAGCAGGCTGAGGAATATGGCCACAGCTTTGAGCGTGAGATGGGCTTCTTGGCAGTACACGGCTTTTTACATATTAACGGCTATGATCACTACACTCCGGAAGAAGAAGCGGAGATGTTCGGTTTACAAGAAGAAATTTTGACAGCCTATGGACTCACAAGACAATAA
- a CDS encoding diacylglycerol kinase family protein: MDSQDNKRKWKNRDLISSLEFALTGIFTAIKEERNMRKHAVTALVVILAGFVFQVSRIEWLFLLLSIFLVVAFEIINSAIENVVDLASHYHFSMLAKNAKDMAAGAVLVVSLFAALTGALIFLPRIWDLIF; this comes from the coding sequence ATGGACTCACAAGACAATAAACGAAAATGGAAAAATCGTGACCTGATATCCAGTTTAGAATTTGCTCTTACAGGAATTTTTACTGCCATAAAGGAAGAACGCAATATGCGAAAACATGCGGTGACGGCTCTCGTGGTCATCCTCGCAGGTTTTGTTTTTCAGGTGTCACGAATCGAATGGCTCTTTCTCCTATTGAGCATTTTTTTGGTAGTAGCCTTTGAAATTATCAATTCTGCTATCGAGAATGTGGTGGATTTGGCCAGTCACTATCACTTTTCTATGCTGGCTAAAAATGCCAAGGATATGGCGGCTGGCGCGGTATTAGTGGTCTCTCTTTTCGCAGCCTTAACAGGCGCATTGATTTTTCTCCCACGAATCTGGGACTTAATATTTTAA